TTTGGCAACGACCGGGTGCTGGCGTTCGGCGATCTCGGTGTGTATCGCCTGTTGATCCGTCTCCGTGAAACGCCTGAGTTGTGGTCATTCTACCGGGAGACGCTCTCGAGTCTGGCCGAGTACGACAAACGCCAACACGCCGATCTGATTAAGACACTCGAAGCCTATTTCAATCATCTTGGCAATCTACGGGCAACTTCAGAAGCATTGCACGTCCACCGGAATACGCTGCTCTACCGCCTCGAACGCATTAAAGAGATTAGTGGCATGGACCTCGACAACGCCGAGGAACATTTTGCCCTCTGGCTGGCTGTACGTGCACATCGCATCCTGGCAACGCTTGAGGAGTGATAGCAAATCTGGCAGAGAGGTCAGGGCACGGGTTCCAAATACCCTGGTGGTGCATCTGAGTACGGATGCGTTGCATCATCGTTTCCGCTGCACCGTTTGGAGTGCGGAAGCACGGATTCGGCATCTGCCATGCTTACTACCAGGCGATTGTTGCCACGCAGTTGACTCGCTCCGCAGGGGAATTCTCGCCTGCGCTCGCTCACGACCAGTGCTACTGTCACAGAACAAGCGCGAAAGGAGAATGGTGGGCAGACTGAAAGCCCGATCCACGATTCGTGCCACCGCTCGCACGCAGTCTGCTCATCAGGGGTGATCAAGCCTGACAGACGTGCTCTGCCTGCACGTCGTCCTCGTGACCGGTGGGGTAAACCGTTGTGACCCGCGCATGATCGTGATCACGACTGGCGCAACAGCTACGCTGCGGCACTCTACATGATACGACACAGGCACCTCTGTCTGGTAAAGGTATCTTCTCCGCAAGGTGATCAGGGCAGGACGAGTGCGTGACGGTCACGCATCCCCGTTTTACATCACTCCCCATTCGCCGCATCGTTACCCAATATCACCACAATATCGGCCTGACTGCTGATGCCCGGCGGTGAACCAACGACCAGATCAGCACCGAGTAGTTGGGCAAGCCGACGTGCAGTGAAAGGGGTGTTCCCAATTTGATATACGACGGTACGCGGGTACTCCCCAGGTGGTGCATCAGCCGGTGAGAGGAGTGTAAAACCGTTTGCCGCCAGCTTTTCGCTGGTACGACGGGCCAGCCCTACCACCCCGGCCCCGTTAAACACCTGCACCTGCGCCTGTTCGCTTGCCTCTCCGGGTGGCGTCAGCCAGCGCGTGACCAATGCCGCCACATCGTTAGCATCCCAGATCAGGTTAGAGCCATTTGTCTGCACTGCGACGGTTCCCGGTTCAATCCGATAACGTCCGATCAGGGCCGGATCGAGATTTGCTGCGATCCGTGCTACTGCCAGCAATGTATCAACATTCGCTATCGGCAGAGTCGTGACTATTGCCGGTGTCTCACCATCCTGCGTGATCGCGTCACGTAAGCGCGGGATCAGGAGGATGCGCTCAAACCAGTTACGCTGCTGTATCTCCTGGACGATAGCCTGCACCACCTGTTGCTGGCGCTCGGTGCGGCCAAAATCACTATCAGCATGACGGGTGCGAGCGTAGATGAGTGCCCGTGCGCCATCCATTCGTTGAGGGCCGGGTTCAAACTCAACCCGCATGACTCCGTAGTCAGGAGTCGGATACGCCTCATCAACAATCCGCCGCGGCACATCAATCGTAATCCCGCCGAGTGCATCAATCAGGGCAGCAAAGCCGTCGAAGTCAACCTGCACGACGTAATCAACCCGCATGCCGCGCTGATCAAAATTGAGGAAGCGACTCACGGTGTCGGCAGCGTAGGCCATACCGGCCTGTTCCGGTGTCACCCCATCGCCGTACAGTTCGGTAGCATGTCGATACCCGTAAGCGTAAGCAGCGTTGATCTTGCTGGGACCAAGCTCATCCAGTTCAACCTGCGTATCGCGTGGAATCGAAAGTAAGTTAACCCAACCCCCCATCCCGTCAAACCGGATCAGCATCAAGGTATCACTACGCACTCCCTCTTCTGGGCGGTCACGCCGGATATCAACCCCGACAACCAGAATATTCGCGCCAAGTAATGGTGAAGAGAGTGCCGGGCCACGGGGATCAGACACCACAACACGCTGCGCCAGTTGCCAGACCTGCCAGTAGCCAAGGCCGATCACCAGGATGATTATCGTCATCAGCCCCAGAAGTATCCGGCCCAGCGCCCAGCGTCGTCGCGGTGGGGTAGATGGAGAACCGGATGGTGCATTCAGGCGACGCATCACCCGGGTTTCGCCGGTGTAAGGAGTGCCACCACGAGGTGTAACATATTGTCCATTTGATGGTTTGTCTGGCATACGATTGCTCACGTAATATATTTTCTTCGCTCAATAATACGTGATAGTGATTTCGGATACATCAGACCGGAGTATAATGCCTGTGCAATAACAATTTGCAGCGAGTACTGATGTAGGAGCTTCCCGGGAAACAGTATTTACCAGGTCACGTTTTTGAGCTATACATTGCGCCAGGGAATGCTCTTCATTGTTGAGCCTCGCAGGGACTGGAAAAGATGACCGGCGTCAATTCCTGTTGGATAAACACTGACCACCGATGGATCGCTACATCTAGCAGGTTATTTTAGGACACATGTTCAATGTGGTCAACGTTCGCCGTAATATCGGAAAACCGCTCGCTTCAGTGTTGTGACCGATCACTGATATAGTGTGGCGCGTACTAACCTTAATCTCGGTCAATTGAATGAGATTGAAGCATGTGAGGAGCACATCATGGAAGTAGG
This genomic window from Chloroflexus aurantiacus J-10-fl contains:
- a CDS encoding LCP family protein, whose protein sequence is MPDKPSNGQYVTPRGGTPYTGETRVMRRLNAPSGSPSTPPRRRWALGRILLGLMTIIILVIGLGYWQVWQLAQRVVVSDPRGPALSSPLLGANILVVGVDIRRDRPEEGVRSDTLMLIRFDGMGGWVNLLSIPRDTQVELDELGPSKINAAYAYGYRHATELYGDGVTPEQAGMAYAADTVSRFLNFDQRGMRVDYVVQVDFDGFAALIDALGGITIDVPRRIVDEAYPTPDYGVMRVEFEPGPQRMDGARALIYARTRHADSDFGRTERQQQVVQAIVQEIQQRNWFERILLIPRLRDAITQDGETPAIVTTLPIANVDTLLAVARIAANLDPALIGRYRIEPGTVAVQTNGSNLIWDANDVAALVTRWLTPPGEASEQAQVQVFNGAGVVGLARRTSEKLAANGFTLLSPADAPPGEYPRTVVYQIGNTPFTARRLAQLLGADLVVGSPPGISSQADIVVILGNDAANGE